The DNA segment CGGCACACTGGATCAGCGGCTCCACGATCAGCGCGGCGGTTTCCTGGTGGTGGGCCTGCAGCCAGTCCTCCAGGGCGGCTGCCGCACGCAGGGCCACGTCGGCAGCGCTTTCCCCTGGCAAGGCGTGGCGTGCATCCGGGCTGGGCACGGTGGCTGACAGACGGGTCAGCGGGGCATAGGCACTGCGGAAAATCTCCACATCGGTGACGGACAGCGCGCCCACGGTCTCTCCGTGGTAGCCGCCCGCCAGGCCGACAAAGCGGTTCTTTTCGGGCCGACCCAGATTGCGCCAGTAATGGGCGCTCATCTTCAGTGCGATTTCGGTGGCCGAGGCGCCGTCGCTGGCATAGCTGGCGTGGCCCAGACCGGTGAGCGCGGCCAGGCGTTCGGACAGTTCCACCACCGGCGCGTGGGTGCAGCCGGCCAGCAGGATGTGGTCCAGGCGCTCCAGCTGGTCGGCCAGTGCGGCGCGGATATGCGGGTGGCCGTGGCCGAACAGATTGACCCACCAGGAGCTGATGCCATCCAGGTAGCGCCGTCCGTCGGTGTCGTACAGCCAGGGGCCGCTGGCGCGGTCAATGGCCAGCGGGGGCGCGGCTTCGTGCCGCTGCATGGGGGTGCAAGGGTGCCAGACGGCCGCCATGCTGCGGTGGGCAAGGGTAGAGGTCATGCGGAACTCCCTGGGCCAGGGCCGCAGCGCGGGGCTGCGGGAGTGGTCCGTGATGGTGGCAAAGAGCGCAGGGCGGCGGGGCCGTCCTACAGGGTGTGTGCCGCGGCGTTCACACGGGCCGGGCGCCGCGGCAGTCGATGGCGCGCAGGTCTTCAGGCGGCGGATGTCTGGGTTTGTAGGCCGTGCAGTCCCAGCTTGTGCAGCAGTTGGCGGTCGGCATCGGTATCGGGGTTGCCGGTGACCAGCAGCTTGTCGCCGTAGAAGATGGAATTGGCACCGGCCATGAAGCACAGGGTCTGCACCGCCTCGCCCAGTTGCTGGCGACCTGCCGACAGGCGCACGCGGGCCTGGGGCATGGTGATGCGGGCCACGGCAATCACGCGCACGAAATCCAGCGGATCGACGGGCTCGCTGTCGGCCAGCGGGGTGCCGGGCACGCGCACCAGGCTGTTGATGGGGACGGACTCGGGGTAGGGCTCCATGTTCGCCAGCTGGGCAATCAGCCCGGCGCGGTGAACCTCGGTTTCCCCCATGCCGATGATGCCGCCGCAGCACACGCTGATGCCGGCGTTGCGCACGGCGGCCAGGGTGTCCAGCCGGTCCTGGTATTGGCGGGTGCTGACAACGTCCCGGTAGTACTCGGGTGCGGTGTCCAGATTGTGGTTGTAGTAGTCCAGCCCGGCGTCGTGCAGTGCCTTGGCCTGGTGCGGCTGCAGCATGCCCAGCGTGGCGCAGGTTTGCAGGCCCAGCCCCTTCACGGCGCTGATCAGCAGGTTCATTTTTTCGATGTCGCGGTCCTTGGGCGCGCGCCAGGCGGCGCCCATGCAAAAGCGCGTGGCCCCGGCGTCCTGTGCGGCCTTGGCCGCGCGGGTGACCTCTTCCACGCTCATCAGCTTGTCGGCCTGCACGCCGGTGTCGAATTCGGCCGACTGCGGGCAGTAGCCGCAGTTTTCGGGACAGCCTCCAGTCTTGACCGACAGCAGCGTGGCCAGCTCGATCTCACCGGCCGGCCAGTGCTGGCGGTGCACGCTCTGGGCCTGGTGCAGCAGGTCCAGAAAAGGCAGGTCCAGCAGGGCCTGGATGGCGTCCACCGACCAGCGTTGGCCGGTCGTGCCGACCGCCTGTGCAGCGGGCCGGGTGACGGGCTGGTGCCAGTGCATGGCCTGTGTGGCAGGCGGGGAAACAGCGGCAGCAGGGGCGCGGGGGGCAGCGTGGCTGGCGCAGTCCGTGGAAGAGGTGGCGTGCGGCATGGCGAAAGCTCCGGGTCGAACAGGGAATGCCGGGCATTGTGGGCATGCTGCAGCGGGTGCAAATTGCGCCAGATGGCGCTGAATGGTCCGCGTGGCGCCAGCGTGTTTTTTGGGGAGAGGTTGAGCGTGGTTGAAGGGGTGTTGCTGCAGATTGCATGCAAGGTGGCTGCATCTCCGCGCAAATGGTG comes from the Comamonas terrigena NBRC 13299 genome and includes:
- the bioB gene encoding biotin synthase BioB, which gives rise to MHWHQPVTRPAAQAVGTTGQRWSVDAIQALLDLPFLDLLHQAQSVHRQHWPAGEIELATLLSVKTGGCPENCGYCPQSAEFDTGVQADKLMSVEEVTRAAKAAQDAGATRFCMGAAWRAPKDRDIEKMNLLISAVKGLGLQTCATLGMLQPHQAKALHDAGLDYYNHNLDTAPEYYRDVVSTRQYQDRLDTLAAVRNAGISVCCGGIIGMGETEVHRAGLIAQLANMEPYPESVPINSLVRVPGTPLADSEPVDPLDFVRVIAVARITMPQARVRLSAGRQQLGEAVQTLCFMAGANSIFYGDKLLVTGNPDTDADRQLLHKLGLHGLQTQTSAA